In the genome of Streptomyces sp. NBC_00433, the window CAGCGCGCCGCCACCGCCCGTGTGCTGGTACATGTCGAACGCCACCGCCCGGTGCTCGACCTCCTCCGCGCCGTGCCAGCGCAGCAGGTCCAGCATGACCTCGTCGGCGCCCGCGCCGTCCAGCGCCTCCGCGGCCAGGATCCAGTCTCCGAGCACCGCGGTGAAGTGCTCGATCGCCGCTACGAGCGACAGCCGGAAGCGCAGCCACTCCCGCCTCGGTATGGGTGCGCCCCACGGCGGCATCTCGCCGAGCAGCACGTCGAACATCCACTCCACGTGGCGGGTGTAGGCGGCGGTGTCGAGCTGCTGCTCGGCCAGGTGCTCCAGCACGTACGCGTGCTGCATGCTGTGGGTGGCCTCCTGGCCCATGAAGCCCTTGACGTCCTTGAGCAGCTGCTCGTCGGTGACCAGCGGCAGCGCCTCCTTGAACACTTTCACGAACCACCGCTCCCCGGCCGGCAGCAGCAGATGCAGCACGTTGATGACATGCGTCGCGGTCGGCTCGTCCGGAATCCAGTGCAGAGGAGTCTGCTTCCAGTCGAACGTGACCCGGCGCGGCTTGATCGGGTGATTCACGGGCGCGGCCTCCTTACCGGTGGCTCGGGTGGGGTGGGTCGACGGGACCGGAACGGCCGGTCACAGCGGCGGGTCGACCCGGGCGAGCGCCCGCAGTGCGCCGGGCGACAGCCGGGACAGCAGCCGGGCCCCACGGGCCTCCGGGGTGACCGGGACCACGGCGGTGTCCCGCATCACCGCCCTGACGACCGCTGCGGCGACCTTCTCCGGCGGGTAGTTGCGCAGCCGGTAGAGCCGGGCGCTCCGCGCGCGGCGGCGTGCCTGCTCCTCGTCGCTGACCCCGGTGTGCCGGGCGCTGGCGGTGATCGGGGTGTTCACCGGGCCGGGGCATATCGCGCTCACCCCGATGCCGTGCGGCGCCAGCTCTGCCCGCAGGCATTCGCTGAGCATCAGCACCGCCGCTTTCGAGGTGCTGTACGCGGGCAGCACGCGGGACGGCAGGAAGGCCGCGGCCGAGGCGGTGTTGACGATGTGGCCGCCCTCCCCGCGCTCGACAAGTTGCCGCCCGTAGATCCGGCAGCCGTGGATGACACCCCACAGGTTGACGTCGAGGACCTGCTTCCAGTCCTCGGGTGTGGTGTCGAGGAAGGAGCCCGCGAGGCCGATTCCCGCGTTGTTGACGACCACGTCGGGCACGCCGTAGCTGTCGAGGGTCCGGGCGGCGAGCGCTTCCATCGCCGCGGCGTCGGACACGTCCACCGTCTCGGGCCAGGCGTCGGGTGCGCCGATCCGCCGGGCCAGCTCGGCGGTGTCCGCCGCGCCCCCGGTGTCCCGGTCGACCGCCACCACCCGGGCTCCGGCCTCGGCGAAGGCGAGCGCGGTGGCCTTGCCGATCCCGCTGGCCGCGCCGGTGACCAGCACCAGCTGGCCGCCGAACCGCTCCTTGGCCGCCGGGAGCGCCCTGCCCAGCGCGGACCTCGGCAGCATCTCCGGCCTCCCCGCCCGCACGACGCCCGCTCCCGCCGCCGCACCCGTGTCCGCCCCGGCCACCGGACGGCCGCCGGCGCCGCCGGTGTCTTCGACCGCGGTGACGAAGTCGGTGATCCAGCGGGCCAGCTGCTGCGGCCGGGAGCGCGGCACCCAGTGCTTGGCGGGCAGTGTGTGCCGGGTCAGCCGGGGCACCCAGTGCTCTAGGTCGTCGTAGAGCCGCTCCGACAGGAAGGCGTCACCGGTCGGGGTGATCAGCTGCACCGGCACGTGCGCGTACGCGTCGGGCCGCGGCCGGCCGAGCCGCCGCCGCACGTTGTCGCGGTAGAGCCAGGCGCCGTGCGCGGCGTCCTGGGGGAGCGAGGCGGTCGGATAGCCGTCGGAGGGCAGCTTCTCCACCCGGGCCAGCAGCCTGGGCCACTGCTTGCCGAGGACACCGCGCCAGGCCAGCTCGGGCAGCACGGGGGTGTGCAGCGCGTAGACATACCAGGACTTGACGCCCTGTCCGAGCACCTGCGCGGCCCTGCGGGGGGTGGGGCGGCGGACCCGGTGCCTGATCCAGTGGCCGAAGTGGTCCAGGCACGGCCCGGAGACGGAGGTGAACGACGCCAGCCGCCCTGCCGTGCCGGGCACGGTGGCGAATTCCCAGCCCTGCACCGAGCCCCAGTCGTGGCCGACCAGGTGCACGGGGCCGTCCGGACTCACCGCGCGGGCGACCGCGAGGAAGTCCTCGGTCAGCTTCTCCAGTGTGAAGCCGCCCCTGAGCGGCTCAGGGACGCCGGAGCGCCCGTGCCCGCGCACGTCGTAGAGGACCACATGGAAGCGGTCGGCGAGCAGCGCCGCCACGGCGGACCAGACTTCCTTGCTGTCCGGATAGCCGTGCAGCAGCACCACAGTCGGCAGCGCCGCGTCACCGTATTCGGCCACGCACAACCGGACCCCGTCGGCACCGGTCACGAACCGCTCCGCGCCCGTCGATCCGCCCATCCCGCTCACCGCCCCTCTCCGCACGCCGGCAGCACCGGCCGAAGCTGACACTGATGACTGTGACATCGCTCGATGGCACGGTCAAGACCCGTCCCCACCCTGTGGAAAACTCTCCGTCTCCACCCGATGGCAGCCTGTGGTGGTAGCGACCCCTACGGGTGGTCAGCCCCCAGGACTACACAGATCCGGCACCCCGGGCTGACGTCAGAGTGTGGCGCGGGCCACTACGGTCAGGCATGTGACTGTGATCGCTACCGAAAGCCTGAGTAAGCGGTACCCGAGGGTGACCGCTCTTGACCGGCTGTCCGTGGACGTCACCCCCGGTGTGACCGGGCTGGTGGGGGCCAACGGGGCCGGGAAGTCGACCCTGATCAAGATCCTGCTGGGGCTGTCCCCGGCCACCGAGGGTCGTGCCGCCGTGCTCGGACTCGACGTGGCCACCGAGGGGCCGCAGATCCGCAGCCTGGTCGGCTACATGCCCGAGCACGACTGCCTGCCGCCCGACGTGTCGGCGACCGAGTTCGTCGTCCACATGGCCAGGATGTCCGGGCTGCCGCCCACCTCCGCGCGCGAGCGCACCGCGGACACCCTGCGGCACGTCGGCCTGTACGAAGAGCGGTACCGCCCGATGGGCGGTTACTCGACGGGCATGAAACAGCGGGTCAAGCTCGCCCAGGCGCTGGTGCACGACCCGAAGCTGGTGCTGCTCGACGAGCCGACCAACGGCCTCGACCCCACCGGCCGGGACGAGATGCTGGGCCTGATCCGCCGGGTGCACACCGACTTCGGGATCTCGGTGCTCGTCACCTCCCATCTGCTCGGCGAGCTGGAGCGCACCAGCGACCACATCGTCGTCATCGACGGCGGCAAGCTGCTGCGGGCCTCCTCCACCAGCGACTTCACCCAGGCCACCGCGTCCCTCGCGGTCGAGGTCACCGACCGGGAGAGCGAGCTGCTCGGCCTGCTGACCGACGCGGGACTCACCGCGCAGGCCAACGGGCATCTGCTGCTGGTCGACATCGCCGGCGACGACACCTACGACACGGTGCGCGACGCCGTCGCCGGTCTCGGTGTCGGCCTGGTGCGGATGGAGCAGCGCAGGCACCGGATAGCCGAGCTGTTCATCGACGAAGACACCACCCCCACCGGGGAAGACGCCCCGAGCAAGGAAGGAGACGGCCGTGACGCAGCCTGACGTCGCCGCCCCCGGCGGCCCAGCGGGCCCCGCCGCGGGCGCCGCTGCCGGTTCACCCCCCGATGTCATCCACAACATCGGGTACCGCAACTACACCGGTCCCCGGCTCGGCCGCGGCTATGCCCGGCTGGCGCTGTTCTCGCAGAGCCTGCGCGGCGCCTACGGGCTCGGCCGCAGCGCCAAGTCCAAGGTGCTGCCGATGATCCTGCTCGGCGCGATGTGCGCGCCCGCGCTGATCATGGTCGCGGTGGCGATCTTCACCGACCGCCCCGACCTGCCGGTCGCCTACACCCGCTACGCGATCATCATGCAGGCGGTCATCACTCTCTTCGTCGCCGCCCAGGCCCCGCAGTCGGTCAGCCGCGACCTGCGCTTCAAGACCACCCCGCTGTATTTCTCCCGCCCCATCGAGCGGGTCGACTACGTGGCGGCCAAATACGCGGCTCTCACCGTGGCGCTCTTCCTGCTGACCGCGATACCGCTCGTCATCCTCTACGTCGGCGCGCTGCTGGCGAAGCTGAGCTTCGCGCACCAGACCGCCGGGTTTGCGAAGGGCCTGGTGTCCGTAGTCCTGCTCTCCCTGCTGTTCGCCGGGATCGGCCTGGTCATCGCCGCGGTCACACCGCGCCGCGGTTTCGGGGTCGCGGCGGTCATCGCGCTGTTCGTGGTCAGCTACGCGGCCGTCTCCGCCGTTCAGGGGGTCGCCGACTCCCAGGAGAAGTACCACGTCATCGGCTGGCTCGGGCTGTTCTCGCCGGTCACCCTGATCGACGGCTTCCAGACCTGGTTCCTCGGCGCGGGCTCCGCCTTCCCGCACGCGGCGGGACCGGCGAACGCCGGGATCGGCATGCTCTACCTGCTGGTGCTCCTGGCGGTCATCGCCGGCACCTTCGGCCTGCTGATGAACCGCTACCGGAAGGTGGGCCTGTCGTGACCACGATCAGCATCGACAACGTCTCGCGCTGGTTCGGCAATGTGGTGGCGGTCAACGACGTCACCATGACCATCGGGCCCGGCGTGACCGGCCTGCTCGGCCCCAACGGCGCGGGCAAGTCCACCCTGATCAACATGATGGCCGGCTTCCTCGCGCCCTCCAACGGCACGGTCACCCTGGACGGCAACGCCATCTGGCGCAATGAGCAGGCCTACCGCGAGATCGGCATCGTGCCCGAGCGCGAGTCGATGTACGACTTCCTCACCGCACGGGAGTTCGTCGTCGCCAATGCCGAGCTGCACGGCCTGCCCGACCCGGCGGCCGCGGCTCAGCGGGCGCTGGCCACCGTCGAGATGGAATACGCGCAGGACCGGCGGATCGAGACGTACAGCAAGGGCATGCGGCAGCGCGCGAAGATGGCGTCCGCGCTCGTCCACGAGCCGTCCGTGCTGCTGCTCGACGAGCCCTTCAACGGCATGGACCCCCGGCAGCGGCTCCAGCTGATGGACCTGCTGCGGCGGATGGGCGCCGCGGGCCGCACCGTGCTGTTCTCCTCGCACATCCTGGAGGAGGTCGAGCAGCTCGCACACCACATCGAGGTGGTGGTGGCCGGACGGCACGCCGCGTCGGGCGACTTCCGCAAGATCCGCCGCCTGATGACCGACCGCCCGCACCGCTATCTCGTCCGGTCCAGCGACGACCGGCGGCTGGCGTCCGCGCTGATCGCCCACGCGTCCACCGCGGCGATCGAGCTGGACCTGCGGGAGGACGCCCTGCGCATCCAGGCGGTCGACTTCGCCGGCTTCACTGAATTCCTGCCCCGGATCGCCCGCGACCACGGCATCCGGCTCTTCACGGTCTCGCCTTCCGACGAGTCCCTGGAGAGCGTCTTCTCCTACCTGGTCACGGCGTAAGGAGCCGACCGACATGTCCGTCACCACCGCCCCGGCCGGCCGCGGCGCCATGCAGCCGCCGGCCACCGGCCCCAAGCTGTACCACCCGACCGTGGCACGGCTCACCTACCGGGCGCTGCTCGGCCGCCGCCGCGCCCTGCTGCTGTTCCTGCTCCCGCTGCTGCTGCTGGTCATCGTCAGCGCGGTCCGCGGGCTGGCAGGCGCCGACGACTCCACCGCCAACAACGTGCTCCAGGGCTTCGCGCTCAGCGCGATGGTGCCGCTGGTCGGCGTCATCGCCGGCACCGGCGCCATCGGCCCGGAGATCGATGACGGCGCGATCGTCTACCTGCTGGCCAAGCCGATCAGACGCGGCACGATCATCTTCACCAAACTGCTGGTCGCGATCGGCGTGACCATGGCCTTCTCCGCCATCCCGACCCTGCTGGCCGGCTACATACTCAACGGTAACGGGCAGAACATCGCGGTCGCCTTCACCGTCGGCGCGGCCATCGCGTCCATCGCCTACGCCGCGATCTTCCTGCTGCTCGGCGTGCTCACCCGGCACGCGGTGGTGGTCGGCCTGGTCTACGCGCTGGTGTGGGAAGGCGTGGTCGGCAATGTGGTGCCGGGGGCGCGCACTCTGAGCGTCCAGCAGTGGGCGCTGGCAGTGGCGCAGAAGCTGGCCCACGGCGACGTGGTCAGCTCCGACGTCGGCCTGACCACGAGCATCGTGCTGCTGGCCGCGGTCACGGCCGCGGCCACCTGGTTCGCCGGGCGCAAGCTGCGCAGCCTCAAGCTCGCCGGGGACGAGTGACATCGGCCGGCGCTGAGCCGTAGGGGATGACGGGCGGGAGCGGCCGTCACGTCGGCGGGCAGCGCACAGCGCCCCGGTGAAGACTGAGGGCAATGGCCCAGCAGACCACGCAGGCGGCGCGGACCGTACCCACCCGGATCCGCGCCGCGGCGCACCGGCTCCGCCGCGTCACCCCGCGCGGCGCGCGGCGCTTCGCCGCGCACTGGGTGCGATCGTCGCCGGGCACCCACACCTGGCTGGCGATACTGGCGGTCACCAGTACGGTCATGGCGCTCGCCCCACCGGACGTGCGCTCGTATCTGCTGCACCGCTTCAGCACCAACCTGGTCGAGCTGCACAGTCACCCGATCCGCGTACTGATCGGCAGCGCCTTCTGGATCGAGACGCCGTCCGGCTTCGTCTTCTACGCGCCGCTGTTCGAGTTGGTGCACGCGTCGGCGGAGCGCTGGCTGGGCACCTGGCACTGGCTGTTCACCGCGGCCAGCGCGCATGTCGGCGCGACACTGCTCAGCCAGAAGGCGGTCTTCTTCGGGATACGGGACGACCGGCTGCCGCACTCACTGGCGCACACTGTGGACATTGGGGTGAGCTACGGCCTGGCCGGGGTGGTCGGGGTGCTCGCCTACCGGGTGCCGCGGCCGTGGCGCTGGGCGTATCTGGCCGTGATCCTGGGCTTCTTCGCCTATCCGGTGCTGACCGACGCCGACGCCACCTACACCGACCTCGGCCATCTGACCGCCGCGCTGATCGGGCTGTGCTGCCACGCGGTCACACCGGTCACGGTCGCGGCCCCGCACCGCTCGGAAGCACCGACGACCGGCGGCGCAGACGGCGATGAGGCCGGGGATGCCGGGGAGGGAGAGGTCAGAACGGGCCGAAAAGCCGGGTGAGGACCGGCACGATGCCGTCCTCGTCGTTCGACGCCGTCACCTCGTCGGCGGCCCGCTTCAGCTCCGGGTGCGCATTGGCCATGGCCACGCCGTAGCCGGCCCAGCCGAACATCGGCAGGTCGTTGGGCATGTCGCCGAAGGCGATGGTCTCGGCTGCCGTCACCCCGAGCCGCCGCGCGGCCAGCGAGAGGCCGGTCGCCTTGGTGAGCCCGAGCGGCAGCAGCTCCACGATGCCCGCCCCCGCCATGGTGGCGCTGACCAGGTCGCCGGCCACGTCCTCGGCCACCTGGGTCAGCTCGTCGTCGGACAATTCCGGGTGCTGTATGTAGAGCTTGTTGATCGGCTCCGCCCACAGCTCGTCGGTGCCGCTGATGCGGATGACCGGCAGCTCGGGGTTGTAGACGTACCCCGGGCCGATCAGCACGTCGCCGGCGAGCCCGTCCCTGCTGGCGGCGACCGCCAGCGGTCCGACCTCGGCCTCGATCTTGGCCAGCGACAGGGCGGCGATCTGCCGGTCGAGTGTGACCGAGGTCAGCAGCCGCCCGGCCGCCGCGTCGTAGACCTGTGCGCCCTGGCCGCAGACGGCGAGGCCCTCGTAGCCCAGGTCGTCCAGCACATGGCGGGTCCACGGCACCGAGCGGCCGGTGACGACGATGTGCGCGGCCCCCTTCGCGGCGACCGCGGCGAGCACGTCACGCGAGCCCCGCGAGACGGTGGCGTCGCTGCGCAGCAGCGTCCCGTCCAGGTCGGTGGCGATCAGCCGGTAGGGCAGCGCGCCGGGTCCTGGCGCCGCCGGTGAGGACGAGTCGGGCCCGGCTGCGGCGCCGCTCACTCGGCTGCGGCGGAGAAGGCGGCGGCGGCGGAGGCGACGGGCTCCAGCACGTCGCGGCCGCCCAGATACGGTCGCAGCACCTCGGGGACCCGCACCGAGCCGTCCGGCAGCTGGTGATTCTCCAGGATCGCCACGATCGTCCGCGTCACCGCGCACAGCGTGCCGTTGAGCGTGGCCAGCGGCCGGGTGCCGTCGCTGTCCCGCATCCGCACGCCGAGCCGCCTGGCCTGGAATTCCAGGGTGTTCGAGGTGGACGTCAGCTCGCGGTATTTACCCTGGGTCG includes:
- a CDS encoding metal-dependent hydrolase, which gives rise to MNHPIKPRRVTFDWKQTPLHWIPDEPTATHVINVLHLLLPAGERWFVKVFKEALPLVTDEQLLKDVKGFMGQEATHSMQHAYVLEHLAEQQLDTAAYTRHVEWMFDVLLGEMPPWGAPIPRREWLRFRLSLVAAIEHFTAVLGDWILAAEALDGAGADEVMLDLLRWHGAEEVEHRAVAFDMYQHTGGGGALRYLRRVEGMALAWPALFYLWTVGARHLLRHDRRLVRGCYRFRDHRAAARRGLLPSWASLHAAMPRYLRRSYHPSQEGSLSKAVEYLAASPATRAATGPTGHAAAS
- a CDS encoding SDR family oxidoreductase; the protein is MGGSTGAERFVTGADGVRLCVAEYGDAALPTVVLLHGYPDSKEVWSAVAALLADRFHVVLYDVRGHGRSGVPEPLRGGFTLEKLTEDFLAVARAVSPDGPVHLVGHDWGSVQGWEFATVPGTAGRLASFTSVSGPCLDHFGHWIRHRVRRPTPRRAAQVLGQGVKSWYVYALHTPVLPELAWRGVLGKQWPRLLARVEKLPSDGYPTASLPQDAAHGAWLYRDNVRRRLGRPRPDAYAHVPVQLITPTGDAFLSERLYDDLEHWVPRLTRHTLPAKHWVPRSRPQQLARWITDFVTAVEDTGGAGGRPVAGADTGAAAGAGVVRAGRPEMLPRSALGRALPAAKERFGGQLVLVTGAASGIGKATALAFAEAGARVVAVDRDTGGAADTAELARRIGAPDAWPETVDVSDAAAMEALAARTLDSYGVPDVVVNNAGIGLAGSFLDTTPEDWKQVLDVNLWGVIHGCRIYGRQLVERGEGGHIVNTASAAAFLPSRVLPAYSTSKAAVLMLSECLRAELAPHGIGVSAICPGPVNTPITASARHTGVSDEEQARRRARSARLYRLRNYPPEKVAAAVVRAVMRDTAVVPVTPEARGARLLSRLSPGALRALARVDPPL
- a CDS encoding ABC transporter ATP-binding protein, translating into MARATTVRHVTVIATESLSKRYPRVTALDRLSVDVTPGVTGLVGANGAGKSTLIKILLGLSPATEGRAAVLGLDVATEGPQIRSLVGYMPEHDCLPPDVSATEFVVHMARMSGLPPTSARERTADTLRHVGLYEERYRPMGGYSTGMKQRVKLAQALVHDPKLVLLDEPTNGLDPTGRDEMLGLIRRVHTDFGISVLVTSHLLGELERTSDHIVVIDGGKLLRASSTSDFTQATASLAVEVTDRESELLGLLTDAGLTAQANGHLLLVDIAGDDTYDTVRDAVAGLGVGLVRMEQRRHRIAELFIDEDTTPTGEDAPSKEGDGRDAA
- a CDS encoding ABC transporter permease subunit; its protein translation is MHNIGYRNYTGPRLGRGYARLALFSQSLRGAYGLGRSAKSKVLPMILLGAMCAPALIMVAVAIFTDRPDLPVAYTRYAIIMQAVITLFVAAQAPQSVSRDLRFKTTPLYFSRPIERVDYVAAKYAALTVALFLLTAIPLVILYVGALLAKLSFAHQTAGFAKGLVSVVLLSLLFAGIGLVIAAVTPRRGFGVAAVIALFVVSYAAVSAVQGVADSQEKYHVIGWLGLFSPVTLIDGFQTWFLGAGSAFPHAAGPANAGIGMLYLLVLLAVIAGTFGLLMNRYRKVGLS
- a CDS encoding ABC transporter ATP-binding protein, which gives rise to MTTISIDNVSRWFGNVVAVNDVTMTIGPGVTGLLGPNGAGKSTLINMMAGFLAPSNGTVTLDGNAIWRNEQAYREIGIVPERESMYDFLTAREFVVANAELHGLPDPAAAAQRALATVEMEYAQDRRIETYSKGMRQRAKMASALVHEPSVLLLDEPFNGMDPRQRLQLMDLLRRMGAAGRTVLFSSHILEEVEQLAHHIEVVVAGRHAASGDFRKIRRLMTDRPHRYLVRSSDDRRLASALIAHASTAAIELDLREDALRIQAVDFAGFTEFLPRIARDHGIRLFTVSPSDESLESVFSYLVTA
- a CDS encoding ABC transporter permease subunit — encoded protein: MYHPTVARLTYRALLGRRRALLLFLLPLLLLVIVSAVRGLAGADDSTANNVLQGFALSAMVPLVGVIAGTGAIGPEIDDGAIVYLLAKPIRRGTIIFTKLLVAIGVTMAFSAIPTLLAGYILNGNGQNIAVAFTVGAAIASIAYAAIFLLLGVLTRHAVVVGLVYALVWEGVVGNVVPGARTLSVQQWALAVAQKLAHGDVVSSDVGLTTSIVLLAAVTAAATWFAGRKLRSLKLAGDE
- a CDS encoding Cof-type HAD-IIB family hydrolase; amino-acid sequence: MPYRLIATDLDGTLLRSDATVSRGSRDVLAAVAAKGAAHIVVTGRSVPWTRHVLDDLGYEGLAVCGQGAQVYDAAAGRLLTSVTLDRQIAALSLAKIEAEVGPLAVAASRDGLAGDVLIGPGYVYNPELPVIRISGTDELWAEPINKLYIQHPELSDDELTQVAEDVAGDLVSATMAGAGIVELLPLGLTKATGLSLAARRLGVTAAETIAFGDMPNDLPMFGWAGYGVAMANAHPELKRAADEVTASNDEDGIVPVLTRLFGPF